The DNA sequence TCTTCGTGGCTAACATCAAGTCCCAGATCAAGCGCAACAGGCAGAACGAAAAGCGTCGTCTGCGTAACAAGGCCGTCAAGTCTTCGCTGAAGACGGCGATCCGCAAGTTCCGCGAGGCCGCCGACCGGGGCGAGGTCGAGCAGGCGGTCGTGCTCATGCGCGCCGCGTGCCGCCAGCTGGACAAGGCGGTCACCAAGGGTGTGATCCACAAGAACCAGGCGGCCAACCGGAAGTCGGCCATCGCCAAGCGCGCCGCTGCGCTGCAGGCCGCGGCGTCGAAGTAGGCCTTCCCGGGCCGAGCGCAGGGCGCGCATCACCGTCGCGAGCGCCGTGACTCCGTGGGAGCACGGCGCTTTCGCCATGCCCGGATATCTCAAGTTCGTGACAATGTCATAATTTGTCACGGAATCGATATCACTTCTCCATTTCCGTAGCGCATCGCCTCCATCACCATCCGGCCCGCGCCGCCGACCTCGCCGACGTTCGCGCTTACAGTCGTGGCAGGTGGCTGCGATACGACGAGCGGAGGAGCCCGGATGTGGTGGCGGACGCCGCCGGCGGTGCGGCGTGCAACCGCCGGACCGCTTCCGCTGTTCGTCACCCGCGGCGCGGCGCGGCCTGCCACCGTCTTATCCGGCACGCCCGCGTACGGCCCGCCCCGCCTGCGTCCCGGCCCGCCGTACCGCCTTATCGGCACGGCGGTGACACCGGGCCGGCCGCACGCCACCGCCCACCGCGGCGCACCACGCGGCACCCGCCCGGCCGGTCCGCGTGCTTCCGGTGCCCCCGCCCCCATCGGCCCGGGGATCGTGCCGGCGGCCGTCGCCCTTGGCGCATCGCGCGCCGACCCGTGTCCGCCCGAGGCCACGGCACGCGCCCGGTCCGCGGCCGTCCCGCCTCCGGCCACCGTCCCCGATCACTCGGACACGCCCCGCGGCGGTAGCCGGCCCGCGTCATCCGCCGCGTCCGCCGTCGTTCTCCGCCGGAGCGCGGACCGCATCGGCCCGCCCGCGCCGTGGGGGCGCTCCGCATGAGCCCGCTGCGCATCCTCCGCGCCCACCGCGGCGTGGCCGGCCTGCTCGCGCTCCTCACCCTCACCGCCGCCACGCTGCTCGCCGGGCTGCCGCGGATCGTGGCG is a window from the Thermopolyspora flexuosa genome containing:
- the rpsT gene encoding 30S ribosomal protein S20, with product MANIKSQIKRNRQNEKRRLRNKAVKSSLKTAIRKFREAADRGEVEQAVVLMRAACRQLDKAVTKGVIHKNQAANRKSAIAKRAAALQAAASK